The stretch of DNA TGCTATTAAACTTCCAACTATTAATCCTCCAATATGCCCGAAATTATCTATATTAGGAACCGTTAATCCAATAGCTATATTTAATATTATTACTTGTATAATATTAATCATATATTCTTTCCCTATATTTTTTCTATTTTTGTAACCAAACATAAACATGGCTCCTAAAAGACCAAAAACTGCCCCTGAAGCTCCAACTGATATGCTTTGTGGTGAAAGTATATAACTTAATGCTGAACTTCCAATTGCTGAAGCAAAATAAATTACTGCATATTTTTTTCTTCCATATACCTGTTCTACTTGTACACCTATTATCTTTAATGCCATCATATTAAATATAATATGTATAATTCCTCCATGTAAAAAAGCAGAAGTTATAAATCTAAAAATTTGTCCTTCATTTATTAAAAGATTAACTTTAGCTCCAAGCTCTATTAATGTAATTATATCTATATCTATAAAGTTCTTAGATTTAATTGCAGATATTATATAAATTAATATATTTATTAAAATCAAAGAGTAAGTTAATTTATATTTAATTAAGTTCTCTTTAGAAGATGTATCTATTTTCACCATATATTCTATAATAGGTATTAATATTTTAGATGTTTCACTACAATAAAGTATTTTTCTATCTTTTAAGGAAAATATTAATTTATTTTTATTAGGAGAATTATTTATATACTCTCCTGAAACTAGTACAACTGAATTTAAAATATGGGGCTTATCAAAAGCCCCAGCTAAATATTCCTTTGCTTCTCTGTAGTTTATATCTTCTTCACTATCAGATGTTACTATAACACCTAAAATTACTTCTCCAAGATCTAAAACTCCTAGCCACTTATTTTCTTTATGAAAATTACTATAATAATCTCTCATAAAGAAATTAGCTTCTTTTGTTAATAAATTATAAAATACTTTTTCAAATTTTTTCATAAATTCCCCATTAAATTTCTTTATCTAACATATCTAAAAGTTCATTAAACCTTTCTATTGTTGCTTCTAATGGCTTTGAAGTAGTCATATCTACTCCTGCCTTCTTAAGAATGTTTATAGGGTAATCACTTCCTCCACTCTTTAAGAATCCAATGTATTTTTCTACAGCATCTTTTTCTCCATCTAATATAGACTTAGCAAAGGCTGATGCTGCTGCATATCCTGTAGCATATTGATAAACATAAAAATCAGAGTAAAAATGAGGTATTCTTGACCATTCTGCATCTATAGCTTCATCAACGACCATATCTTCCCCGAAATATTTAACATTTAAATCATGCCATGCTTTATTATAATCATCTGAAGTAAGTGAATTTCCTCTTTCTAGTGTTTCATGAGTATATAATTCAAATTCTGCAAACATTAATTGTCTAAATACAGTAGTTCTTATTTGCTCTAATTCTTGATTTATTAAATATAATTTTCTATTTTTATCAGTTTCTTTATTTATTAAATGATGTATAAGTAATGCTTCATTAGTTGTTGAAGCAACTTCTGCACAGAATAATGTATATCCAGCATAAATATATGGTTGCTCTTTTCTTGAATAATAAGAATGAATTGAATGACCCATTTCATGTACAAGAGTTGATACATCATTTAGTTCATAATTATAATTTAATAGTACATATGGCATTGTACTATATCCACCCCAAGAGTAAGCTCCACCTCTTTTACCTTTATTTTGATATATATCTATCCATCCATCTTCAATTCCATTTTTAAATATCTTTAAATACTCGTCTCCTAGTGGATTAAGACCTTCTACTGCTATATTTACAGCTTTATCAAATTCTATATGATCCTTTTTAATTTCTATAACAGGAACATATAAATCATACATATGCATCTCATCTAAACCTAATAATTTTTTCTTTAATGATACATATCTGTGTAAAGAAGCTATATTATCATTTATAGTTTTTATAGCATTTTTATATACTTCTTGAGGTATATCATTAGGACTTAAAGATGCATCTAAAGCATTTTTATATTTTCTTACTTTAGCACTAAAGTTAAAATTCTTAATTGAACTTGTTAATGCTGTTGCTAATGTATTTTCAAAACCTTTATATTCTTTATATAAAGTTTCAAAGGCAGCTTTTCTTACATTCCTATCCTTACTTTTTATAAATGATGAATAATTCCCTTCTGTTAATTCAATCTTATGACCTTCTTCATCTAATATATCACCAAATTTCATATCTGCATTAGTTAACATATTATGAATAGCTTCTGGAGCTGATAAGCAATCTGATACGCTTGCTAAAAGTTCCTCTTCACTCTTACTTAAAATATGTGGTTTTTCTTTGAAGATATCTTCGAAGAAAAAATCATACATTTTAAGTTCTGGTAATTTTTCCATACAGTCTCTTATAAAGTCTTCTGATAAAGTTAAAATTTCTGGTACAAAATACGCTGTGTATGTTGAAAACTCTGCCATATAAGCATCGACTCTATTCATCATTCCTTGATATTTTGAATTTGAAGTATCCTCATCACATCTTAAATGTGCATAAACATAAATAGTTTCAGCTTTTATTCCAATATCAACATAAAGCTTAAGATACTCTAAAATACTTTCTGCATTATCTAATTTACCTTCATAATTTTTTAAATTAGGAGCTTTATCTTTTAGCTCTTGAAATGCCTTTTCCCATTCTTCATCTGTTTTAAATATCTTATTTACTTTCCACTTGTATTCCTCTTTAATCTCATCTCTCTTTTTAAGAACCTTACTTTCACTCATAAAAATTCACCTAAATTAAATTAGGCTCCTCCTTCCTAAATATATTCTTGTTCTTTGCCTATAATATCTTTAAATACTTTTTCCATGGATTCTTCTATTAAAGAAACACATTTTCCTAGCTTTTCTTTTATAACCATATAATCTTCATCATAATCAAATTTTATGATAAATGTTGGGTTATATTCTTCTAAATCCTCTTCTATTGTAAATCCACTTTCTTCAAATGATTCATGATTAAATAAATCATATATTGCAGAGTATTCCCATTCTTCTACATCTTTATTTGTATCAAAATATAAATTAACTATATTATCTAACACAAATAACTTTTTAACATATAATGCTCCCTCTGAAACCTCAAAACTTCCTAATTCTTTTGTTATAAATCCTGTTTCCTTATTTTTTTCCATTAATACTAAGCTTGAAAAATCCATCTTGTATTTTCCTCCAATTCATTTTTTATCTAGTGTTTTTAAATATATCTATATTATATGTTTTAACCATACAATAAAGCAAGATATGTATTTACTTAATGTTAAATTATGGTAATATAATCTTAGGGATATTTTTAAGGAGGGTGCTTATGAGTAAAAAAGTTTCAAGAAAAGTTTTAAAAATGAAAAGAAAGGAAAGACTTAAACATAGAAGAAAAAAATTTTTTGTAGCTTTATCTATATTTGTAGGTCTTTTAATGGTTTCATCCTTACTTATTTATAATCTAGTATTAAAACATAAATTAAAAGACTTAACTTATGCTATAGATTATCACTTTACAAGTAAGGATATTAAAGAAGAAAGACTTCTTAGCGTACAACAGTATAATTTATTATTTGCAGATGGCGATACAGTTGTAGTTGAAGCTCATGGTCTTAGTCACGAAAAACCTCATTCAAATACTACTGTTAAGGCAAAACTTATTAAAAATAAAAAAGGTATTTGGGATTTAGATAAAGATGCTTTAGTTGCCAAAGAAAAGTAGTTGTTGCAAATTATTTGCATTATCATATATAATAGAGCTAGAAAATTTAGGAGTTGATTTAATGATTAATATAAACAATTTATGTTTTTCATATACTAATAAAACACCTTATTTACTTAATAATGTTAATTTAAGTATTCCTAAAGGTGCTTATATTTCAGTTGTTGGTGAAAATGGAAGCTGTAAAACTACCCTTATAAAATTAATTTTAGGCCTTCTTTCTCCGACTTCTGGCTCTATTGAGATTGAAACTAACTCTATAGGTTATGTTCCTCAAAGATTAGATTCTTTTAATTCTCAATTTCCAATAACAGTTACTGAAGTATTAGAATGTCATGTAAAAACATTAAAAAATAAAAATTCAAATATAACTTCAGCTTTAAAGCAAGTTAATATGTATGATTTTAAAAATTCTCTTCTCGGAAATTTATCCGGAGGACAACAACAAAGAATATTAATTGCACGTTCTTTAATGGGAAATCCTGAAGTTATAATTCTAGATGAACCTTCCACTGGTGTAGATGAAAATAATCAAAAAGAAATTTATGGTATATTAAATAAACTAAATCAATTTGATCACAAAACTATTATATCTATAGAACATAATATAAATATAGCACTCAAATATTCAACTCACATACTTAAAGTACATAATGGGACAGTTAAGTTATATACTGTAAAGGACTATATTAAATTCAGAAATGAAGATTCCTTTTTAGATGATGCTATATAAAAAGATTAATAAAAAAATATATATTTTTAGAAAGGTAGACTTTAATGTTTCAATTAGAATTTATGCAAAATGCCTTTATGGCAAGCTTAATTATTTCTATATTATGTCCTTTCATAGGACTTTTTTTAGTGTTAAGAAGATACTCGATGATTGGTGATACCCTATCTCATTCTTCCTTTGCAGGGGTAGCTATCGGACTAGTTATAGGAGTTAATCCAATAATGACAGCATTTTTATTTACTACATTATGTGCTCTTATTATAGAATTTTTACGAGATTATTATAAAAAGTATGCAGAGCTTGTAATGTCATTAGTCTTAACATTTAGTTTAGGTATTGCAATTATACTTATTAGTAGCGGTAAAGCTTCTGCTAAAGTTAATTCTTATCTATTTGGAAGTATTTTAACAGTAAGTACAAGCGATATAATTTTAATTTCAATTATCGGTATAATTTGCTTAATAACTTTAATACTTTTATATAATAAACTTGTTTACATAACCTTCGACGAAGAAGGCGCTAAAGTTTCTGGAATTAAAGTTAAGCTTATAAACTACATATTTACTTTACTAGTAGGTGCGACAATTTCTATGTCAATTAGAATTATGGGGATTTTAGTTATATCTTCTATTATGGTTGTTCCTGTTGCAACTGCTATGCAGCTAAAAAAGAGCTTTAAAACAACATTAATCTATTCAATTATATTTGGATTTTTAGATATAATGTTAGGCTTAATATTATCTTATTATGTAAATAGTGCTCCAGGAGGTACTATAGCTATTACTTCTGTATTTACACTTATATGTGTTATACTATTTGATAGATTTAAAAAATAAAAGACAACGTCATTGAACTGCTCCCTGTCTCTTAAACAGGGGCTAGTTTACATCGACGTTGTCTTATTTTTTACACTTATCACATATACCTTTCATTTCAAGCTTATGCTCTGTTAAACTAAATCCAACTTGTTTTTTTATTATTTCTTCTATTTGCTCTATTGGACATGGAACCCTTACTGATTTATGACAAATATTACATTTTAGTATATGCTCATGACTTTCTTTTTTCATAGAATATACAGCTGGCCCATCAGTAAGAACTGTTTTTTTAATAACATTTTTCTCTTCAAATAATTCCAAACTTCTATATATTGTACTTAAGTTTAAATTTTTCCCTTGCTTCTTACATTCTTCATATAAATCATCTGCTGTTAATCCACTCTCTGAATTTTCTAATATATTAAGTAAAGCTATTCTACCTTTTGTTACTTTTATATCTCTATCTTTTAGAAAAGTTGTCCATTCCATTTCTTATATCTCCTACGCTATAATATCTTTATATTATAACATAACCAAATATATATTTGTATTCCTTAAAAAAATATCATCTTTATAGCAAAAGCCATAAGAATTATTCCTCCTAAAAAACCAGAGTATTTACATGCAAAATCTATTCTCCTTATATATCTACAAATATAAAATCCTATTAAGCACATAAGTAAGGTAATAAGACCTACCATTATAGAATCTACTATTAATAATACACCTGATATTATATGATGAAATACTGTAAATCCAACAACTAATGCATCTATACTAACAGATACTCCAAGTATAATATACATACATTTTTTTATTAAAAAAGTATCATCTCTATCATCTTTTTTAAAACCTTCTATTATCATTATGATTCCTATGATTCCTATAATAAGTCCTCCAATTAAATTAGGAATACTTGCTATATATGTATCAAAAATCAAACCTGCTAATCCACCTATGAATATAAACAGAAATTGAAAGAAGGCAAAAGATAAAATAAATCCTATTTTATTTTCTCTCTTTAGAATCGGATTTATTCCTAAACTTATACTAAGACCAAAGGCATCCATAGCCATTGCAATCCCTATAAAGATTACCTCTTTTACACCCATTTACCATATTCTCCTCTTTTTATTCAATCTACTATATATTTTATTAATAATTCTATTATTTATGAGTTAAATTTTTTAAATAAATACTTTAAATAATTTATATTTTGTTGTATATTATTAATTAGAGTATATTAATTAATTTAAAAGTATATCACATTGAGTGATTTTTTATAAAGGAGAGTATGTTAATGGCAAATTGTATAATCGCACAATCAGGTGGCCCAACTTCTGTTATCAATTCAAGTGTTGTAGGCTTATTAAAAGGAAATAAAGATTTAAAAGCTTTCGATAAAGTTTATGGAGGCTTAAATGGTATTGAAGGTATATTAAATGGTAATATAATAGATTTGTCCTCTTTAAGTGATGCAGAAATAGAAACTTTTAGATATACACCTTCCTCTGGATTAGGTTCTTGTAGATATAAAATGAAAAAATTAGAAGAGTCCACAGAAGAATACGATAAACTTCTAGAAATACTAAAAGCTTATGATATAAAAGCATTCTTTTATGTAGGTGGAAATGATTCTATGGATACAATTGCAAAACTTAGTGAGTATGCTAAATATACTAAAATTGATATTAAATTTATAGGAATTCCTAAAACTATAGATAATGATTTAATGTTTACAGATCATACTCCTGGTTTTGGAAGTGCTGCTAAATTTATTGCAACTACTACTCTTGAAACATATTTAGATTCATCTGTTTATATAAATAATGGAATATTTATATTAGAAACTATGGGTAGAGATACTGGTTGGCTTGCAGCTGCTTCTTGTCTTGCTAAAATTGATGGTAAACAAGTTGCAGACTTTATATACTTACCAGAAGTAGCTTTTGATACTATTAAATTTCTTAATGATGTAAGACAAAAATTTAATGAACAAAACAAAGTATTTATAGTTGTATCTGAAGGGCTTAAAAATGCTAATGGAGAATTCATAACAGAAGTTCAATCTCAAACACATGATAATTTTGGACATGCTCAACTAGGTGGAATAGGTTCATATCTAAAAAAATTAATTATCGATTCTGGAATAACAAAAAGAGTAAAATCCCTTGAACTTGGCGTTTTACAAAGATGTGCTATACATTGTGCATCTCATACTGATTTAACAGAATCCTTTGAAGCTGGTTATTCTGCATTAAAATTTGCTATTGAAGGTAACAGTGGCTATATGGTTGCAATTAAAAGATATTCCAATTCACCTTACTCAACATCACATTTTTTAATTGAAGCTGATAAAGTTGCAAATAATGTTAAATACTTTCCAATAGAATGGATAAACAAAGATTGTAACAACTTAACTGAAGAAGCATTTAACTATTTAAATCCTTTAATAGATGGATTTCCTAGCTTGGTTTTTGAAGATACTATGCCAAAATTTAAAACTTTTAATAAATAAATAAAAAATGAAGGTATTGCCTTCATTTTTTATTTCATATTACTTATTAACTCTATAGTATTTAAAAAAACATCTATCTCATCAACACTATTATATAACCCAAAGCTAGCTCTAACCATACCTGGCATCTTACATCTTGGATTTGTTAAATGTTTTGTTGCCTCTTCATCTGTTAAATTTAAAAGTCTTTTTACATATGGATGTGCACAAAAGGCCCCTTGCCTTACAGCAATCCCTCTAATTTGTGCTAATGCCCTAGCTACTTCTGCATGATAAATGCCTTCAATATTAAATACTATAATCCCTAACCTATCATCAATGTTCTTAGTATCTCCATATGAAATTACATTTGGTATGCTACTCATTCCCTCTGTAACTCTTTTTAATAATGAATGTTCATTGCTATCAATTTCATCATACCCTATTATTTCTAGTTGTTTCATGGCTTCAACTAAGGCTACTGCTCCAAAAAAGTTAGGAGTTCCTGCTTCATCTTTTTCTGGAGGTGGTAAATAAAATTCTTCATAGTCTAAAACTGTATCTACAGTTCCTCCCCCTTTAAGATCTGAGGCAACTTCTTCAAAACATTCCTTAAGTCCAATTATTGCACCACTACCGAAGGGTGCATACATTTTATGAGCTGAAAACACTAAAAAATCAATAGAATCCTCATTTGAATCTCCCATGATTTTAACTCTTTTATGTGCTACTATTTGTGCACCATCTACTATTAGTTTAGCCCCATATTTATG from Clostridium chauvoei encodes:
- a CDS encoding rhomboid family intramembrane serine protease codes for the protein MKKFEKVFYNLLTKEANFFMRDYYSNFHKENKWLGVLDLGEVILGVIVTSDSEEDINYREAKEYLAGAFDKPHILNSVVLVSGEYINNSPNKNKLIFSLKDRKILYCSETSKILIPIIEYMVKIDTSSKENLIKYKLTYSLILINILIYIISAIKSKNFIDIDIITLIELGAKVNLLINEGQIFRFITSAFLHGGIIHIIFNMMALKIIGVQVEQVYGRKKYAVIYFASAIGSSALSYILSPQSISVGASGAVFGLLGAMFMFGYKNRKNIGKEYMINIIQVIILNIAIGLTVPNIDNFGHIGGLIVGSLIAAVLFKRI
- the pepF gene encoding oligoendopeptidase F, with amino-acid sequence MSESKVLKKRDEIKEEYKWKVNKIFKTDEEWEKAFQELKDKAPNLKNYEGKLDNAESILEYLKLYVDIGIKAETIYVYAHLRCDEDTSNSKYQGMMNRVDAYMAEFSTYTAYFVPEILTLSEDFIRDCMEKLPELKMYDFFFEDIFKEKPHILSKSEEELLASVSDCLSAPEAIHNMLTNADMKFGDILDEEGHKIELTEGNYSSFIKSKDRNVRKAAFETLYKEYKGFENTLATALTSSIKNFNFSAKVRKYKNALDASLSPNDIPQEVYKNAIKTINDNIASLHRYVSLKKKLLGLDEMHMYDLYVPVIEIKKDHIEFDKAVNIAVEGLNPLGDEYLKIFKNGIEDGWIDIYQNKGKRGGAYSWGGYSTMPYVLLNYNYELNDVSTLVHEMGHSIHSYYSRKEQPYIYAGYTLFCAEVASTTNEALLIHHLINKETDKNRKLYLINQELEQIRTTVFRQLMFAEFELYTHETLERGNSLTSDDYNKAWHDLNVKYFGEDMVVDEAIDAEWSRIPHFYSDFYVYQYATGYAAASAFAKSILDGEKDAVEKYIGFLKSGGSDYPINILKKAGVDMTTSKPLEATIERFNELLDMLDKEI
- a CDS encoding DUF6762 family protein, whose translation is MDFSSLVLMEKNKETGFITKELGSFEVSEGALYVKKLFVLDNIVNLYFDTNKDVEEWEYSAIYDLFNHESFEESGFTIEEDLEEYNPTFIIKFDYDEDYMVIKEKLGKCVSLIEESMEKVFKDIIGKEQEYI
- a CDS encoding metal ABC transporter ATP-binding protein, yielding MININNLCFSYTNKTPYLLNNVNLSIPKGAYISVVGENGSCKTTLIKLILGLLSPTSGSIEIETNSIGYVPQRLDSFNSQFPITVTEVLECHVKTLKNKNSNITSALKQVNMYDFKNSLLGNLSGGQQQRILIARSLMGNPEVIILDEPSTGVDENNQKEIYGILNKLNQFDHKTIISIEHNINIALKYSTHILKVHNGTVKLYTVKDYIKFRNEDSFLDDAI
- a CDS encoding metal ABC transporter permease, with amino-acid sequence MFQLEFMQNAFMASLIISILCPFIGLFLVLRRYSMIGDTLSHSSFAGVAIGLVIGVNPIMTAFLFTTLCALIIEFLRDYYKKYAELVMSLVLTFSLGIAIILISSGKASAKVNSYLFGSILTVSTSDIILISIIGIICLITLILLYNKLVYITFDEEGAKVSGIKVKLINYIFTLLVGATISMSIRIMGILVISSIMVVPVATAMQLKKSFKTTLIYSIIFGFLDIMLGLILSYYVNSAPGGTIAITSVFTLICVILFDRFKK
- a CDS encoding Fur family transcriptional regulator, with protein sequence MEWTTFLKDRDIKVTKGRIALLNILENSESGLTADDLYEECKKQGKNLNLSTIYRSLELFEEKNVIKKTVLTDGPAVYSMKKESHEHILKCNICHKSVRVPCPIEQIEEIIKKQVGFSLTEHKLEMKGICDKCKK
- a CDS encoding manganese efflux pump MntP family protein, giving the protein MGVKEVIFIGIAMAMDAFGLSISLGINPILKRENKIGFILSFAFFQFLFIFIGGLAGLIFDTYIASIPNLIGGLIIGIIGIIMIIEGFKKDDRDDTFLIKKCMYIILGVSVSIDALVVGFTVFHHIISGVLLIVDSIMVGLITLLMCLIGFYICRYIRRIDFACKYSGFLGGIILMAFAIKMIFF
- a CDS encoding 6-phosphofructokinase, giving the protein MANCIIAQSGGPTSVINSSVVGLLKGNKDLKAFDKVYGGLNGIEGILNGNIIDLSSLSDAEIETFRYTPSSGLGSCRYKMKKLEESTEEYDKLLEILKAYDIKAFFYVGGNDSMDTIAKLSEYAKYTKIDIKFIGIPKTIDNDLMFTDHTPGFGSAAKFIATTTLETYLDSSVYINNGIFILETMGRDTGWLAAASCLAKIDGKQVADFIYLPEVAFDTIKFLNDVRQKFNEQNKVFIVVSEGLKNANGEFITEVQSQTHDNFGHAQLGGIGSYLKKLIIDSGITKRVKSLELGVLQRCAIHCASHTDLTESFEAGYSALKFAIEGNSGYMVAIKRYSNSPYSTSHFLIEADKVANNVKYFPIEWINKDCNNLTEEAFNYLNPLIDGFPSLVFEDTMPKFKTFNK
- a CDS encoding aminotransferase class V-fold PLP-dependent enzyme, with product MNGIRSDYLRNSLVGLEKKVPILGGHEVIPVNFDNAATTPVFRRVIDKIIETSEYYGSIGRGMGQKSEYSTKVYNESREYILKFFNAPADKYTAIFVNNTTEGINRLSNMLIRDKNDVIITTRMEHHSNDLPWRGKCKLDYIEVDAVGRLKFEELENKLDNYNGAVKYVSVTAASNVTGYINDIYEIARIVHKYGAKLIVDGAQIVAHKRVKIMGDSNEDSIDFLVFSAHKMYAPFGSGAIIGLKECFEEVASDLKGGGTVDTVLDYEEFYLPPPEKDEAGTPNFFGAVALVEAMKQLEIIGYDEIDSNEHSLLKRVTEGMSSIPNVISYGDTKNIDDRLGIIVFNIEGIYHAEVARALAQIRGIAVRQGAFCAHPYVKRLLNLTDEEATKHLTNPRCKMPGMVRASFGLYNSVDEIDVFLNTIELISNMK